In Mycobacterium sp. 050128, one genomic interval encodes:
- a CDS encoding SDR family NAD(P)-dependent oxidoreductase, with protein MALPTPAPTSTAVVTGASSGIGAAIARELADRGHGVTLVARREDKLHELADELASRVRVEVIGCDVADSAARAGLFGEVDRRGLTAEILVNNAGIGTIGSVTDVSVDDEIAQVRVNVEAVIDLTTRAVQQMVPRGRGAILNVGSTAGYYPFPGQVGYAATKAFVITYTEGLRGELAGSGVTVALLNPGPVRTEFLKNAGMDERKFADAFPKFMWLPASEVARAGVDALDGDRGAVIPGLPSQISTRLFQFMPRRLLLPLLKRQHPGLKRDRSAP; from the coding sequence GTGGCTCTCCCAACTCCCGCACCCACCAGCACCGCCGTCGTCACCGGAGCGTCGTCGGGCATCGGCGCCGCCATCGCCCGCGAGCTCGCCGATCGCGGGCACGGCGTCACCCTCGTCGCGCGCCGCGAGGACAAGCTGCACGAGCTGGCCGATGAACTCGCGAGTCGGGTTCGCGTCGAGGTGATCGGTTGCGACGTCGCGGATTCGGCCGCTCGCGCCGGCCTTTTCGGCGAGGTCGATCGTCGCGGGCTGACGGCCGAGATCCTGGTCAACAACGCCGGCATCGGCACCATCGGGTCGGTGACGGATGTGTCGGTCGACGACGAGATCGCCCAGGTGCGGGTCAACGTCGAGGCCGTTATCGACCTGACCACGCGCGCGGTCCAGCAGATGGTGCCGCGCGGGCGCGGCGCAATTCTCAACGTCGGATCGACCGCGGGCTACTACCCCTTCCCCGGCCAGGTCGGCTACGCCGCCACCAAGGCGTTCGTGATCACCTACACCGAAGGACTGCGTGGCGAACTGGCCGGCAGCGGTGTCACCGTTGCGCTGCTCAACCCCGGCCCGGTGCGCACCGAGTTCCTGAAGAACGCCGGCATGGACGAGCGGAAGTTCGCCGACGCGTTCCCGAAGTTCATGTGGCTGCCCGCCAGCGAGGTGGCGCGCGCCGGAGTCGACGCGCTCGACGGCGATCGCGGAGCGGTGATCCCCGGGCTGCCAAGCCAAATCAGCACCCGGCTGTTTCAGTTCATGCCGCGACGTCTGCTGCTGCCGCTACTTAAAAGGCAGCATCCCGGTCTCAAACGGGACCGCTCAGCGCCCTAG
- a CDS encoding SDR family NAD(P)-dependent oxidoreductase, producing MAKWTAADIPDQKGRVAVVTGANTGLGYETAAALAERGAHVVLAVRNLDKGKDAAARIAAKSPGADVALQELDLTSLDSVRAAAGQLKSDYDRIDLLINNAGVMYTPKETTKDGFEMQFGTNHLGHFALTGLLLERLLPVPGSRVVTVSSMGHRILADIHFDDLQWERSYNRVAAYGQAKLANLLFTYELQRKLAPHGTTIAAAAHPGGSNTELGRYTPAAFRPLVNVFFSVIAQDAAMGALPTLRAATDPGVLGGQYYGPDGFAETRGYPKLVSSSEKSHDVDLQRRL from the coding sequence ATGGCCAAGTGGACAGCAGCGGACATTCCCGACCAGAAAGGCCGTGTCGCCGTCGTCACCGGAGCCAACACCGGCCTGGGCTACGAAACGGCCGCCGCGCTCGCCGAGCGGGGCGCCCACGTCGTGCTCGCGGTGCGCAACCTCGACAAGGGCAAGGACGCCGCCGCCCGGATCGCCGCCAAGAGCCCCGGCGCCGACGTGGCGCTGCAGGAGCTCGACCTGACGTCGCTGGACTCCGTCCGCGCGGCCGCCGGACAGCTCAAGTCCGACTACGACCGCATCGACCTGCTGATCAACAACGCGGGCGTGATGTACACGCCGAAGGAAACCACCAAAGACGGCTTCGAGATGCAGTTCGGCACCAACCACCTGGGCCACTTCGCGCTCACCGGCCTGCTGCTGGAGCGGCTGCTGCCGGTCCCCGGATCGCGGGTCGTGACGGTGAGCAGCATGGGCCACCGCATCCTGGCCGACATCCACTTCGACGACCTGCAGTGGGAGCGCTCCTACAACCGGGTCGCGGCCTACGGGCAGGCCAAGCTGGCCAACCTGCTGTTCACCTACGAGCTGCAGCGCAAGCTCGCCCCGCACGGCACGACGATCGCCGCCGCCGCCCACCCCGGCGGGTCGAACACCGAGCTGGGCCGCTACACGCCCGCGGCGTTCCGGCCGCTCGTCAACGTGTTCTTCTCGGTGATCGCTCAGGACGCGGCCATGGGCGCGCTCCCGACGCTGCGCGCGGCCACCGACCCGGGCGTGCTCGGCGGCCAGTACTACGGCCCCGACGGGTTCGCCGAGACCCGCGGTTACCCCAAGCTGGTCTCGTCCAGCGAGAAGTCCCACGACGTCGACCTGCAGCGCCGGCTGTAA
- a CDS encoding carboxymuconolactone decarboxylase family protein, with translation MSRVAPLAPPWSEEDTTSINSWGHPDRPYEPLLLVRCLQRHPALANRLRKLGESLYIAALLPPRTRTIAILRTCALVGCEYEWGGQAAFWGPIVGVSDDECDALVTGGPDDARWGPAERTLIEAVDELERTGSWSEATWTALGRDLDDEQRIELLTAVGWYRTICTLCNALALPMEGWMRRWPLGR, from the coding sequence ATGAGTCGCGTCGCGCCGCTAGCCCCGCCGTGGAGCGAGGAAGACACCACCAGCATCAACAGCTGGGGCCACCCGGACCGCCCATATGAGCCCCTGCTCCTGGTGCGCTGCCTGCAGCGCCACCCCGCGCTGGCCAACCGGCTACGCAAGCTCGGTGAATCCCTTTACATCGCAGCGCTTTTGCCGCCGCGGACCCGGACGATCGCGATCCTGCGCACCTGCGCACTGGTCGGTTGCGAGTACGAGTGGGGCGGGCAGGCGGCGTTCTGGGGACCGATCGTCGGAGTCAGCGACGACGAGTGTGACGCGCTGGTGACCGGCGGCCCCGACGACGCGCGGTGGGGTCCGGCCGAGCGGACGCTGATCGAGGCGGTCGACGAGCTGGAGCGCACCGGGTCGTGGTCGGAGGCGACGTGGACGGCGCTGGGCCGCGACCTCGACGACGAGCAGCGCATCGAATTGCTCACGGCCGTCGGCTGGTATCGCACCATCTGCACACTGTGCAACGCGCTCGCCCTACCGATGGAGGGCTGGATGCGGCGCTGGCCACTAGGGCGCTGA
- a CDS encoding pyridoxamine 5'-phosphate oxidase family protein: MSVKVDLDQLTGALADFTFAYLITFGDGRHAHAVAVHPVLIDGVLEVGSIGNSTRNNIARHDAVTLVWPPREPDGYSLIVDGTGLAGDDALQVVPSRAVLHRKAAPQTVTRPGCKDDCLRLEQP, encoded by the coding sequence ATGAGCGTGAAAGTCGATCTCGATCAACTCACCGGCGCGCTGGCCGACTTCACGTTCGCCTACCTGATCACCTTCGGCGACGGACGGCACGCGCACGCCGTGGCGGTGCACCCGGTGCTGATCGACGGCGTGCTGGAGGTGGGCTCGATCGGCAACAGCACCCGCAACAACATCGCCCGGCACGACGCGGTCACGCTGGTCTGGCCGCCGCGCGAACCCGACGGCTACTCGCTGATCGTCGACGGCACCGGCCTCGCCGGCGACGACGCGCTGCAAGTGGTGCCGAGTCGCGCGGTTCTGCACCGCAAGGCGGCGCCGCAGACGGTGACCAGACCCGGCTGTAAGGACGACTGCCTGCGTCTCGAGCAGCCCTGA
- a CDS encoding pyridoxamine 5'-phosphate oxidase family protein yields MRTKKRVDLQRLAAALPDFPFAYLITVDDGYRVHTVTVEPRLRDGAVLDIGLIGGRTRENLSQRADVTLLWPPREPGGYSLIVDGHAEVAESDSETVRLDVVPTRALLHRDADPDSAAKGTLHDCVVFSLPA; encoded by the coding sequence ATGCGCACCAAGAAGAGGGTGGATCTGCAGAGGCTGGCCGCCGCCCTGCCCGACTTCCCGTTCGCGTACCTGATCACCGTCGACGACGGATACCGCGTCCACACCGTGACGGTCGAACCGCGGCTGCGCGACGGCGCCGTCCTCGATATCGGACTCATCGGCGGCCGCACCCGCGAAAACCTCAGCCAGCGCGCCGATGTCACCCTGCTGTGGCCGCCGCGCGAGCCGGGCGGCTATTCGCTGATCGTGGACGGCCACGCCGAAGTCGCCGAGTCCGACTCCGAGACAGTGCGATTGGACGTGGTGCCGACCCGCGCGCTACTGCACCGCGACGCCGATCCCGACTCCGCGGCCAAAGGCACCCTGCACGACTGCGTGGTGTTCTCCCTGCCGGCATGA
- the groL gene encoding chaperonin GroEL (60 kDa chaperone family; promotes refolding of misfolded polypeptides especially under stressful conditions; forms two stacked rings of heptamers to form a barrel-shaped 14mer; ends can be capped by GroES; misfolded proteins enter the barrel where they are refolded when GroES binds), giving the protein MAKTIAYDEEARRGLERGLNALADAVKVTLGPKGRNVVLEKKWGAPTITNDGVSIAKEIELEDPYEKIGAELVKEVAKKTDDVAGDGTTTATVLAQALVKEGLRNVAAGANPLGLKRGIEKAVEKITETLLKSAKDVETKEQIAATAGISAGDQSIGDLIAEAMDKVGNEGVITVEESNTFGLQLELTEGMRFDKGYISGYFVTDAERQEAVLEDPYILLVSSKVSTVKDLLPLLEKVIQGGKPLLIIAEDVEGEALSTLVVNKIRGTFKSVAVKAPGFGDRRKAMLQDMAILTGGQVVSEEVGLSLETADISLLGKARKVVITKDETTIVEGAGDPDAIAGRVAQIRAEIENSDSDYDREKLQERLAKLAGGVAVIKAGAATEVELKERKHRIEDAVRNAKAAVEEGIVAGGGVALLQAAPALDDLKLKGDEATGVNIVRVALEAPLKQIAFNGGLEPGVVAEKVRNSKPGVGLNAATGEYEDLLKAGVADPVKVTRSALQNAASIAALFLTTEAVVADKPEKAAAPVGDPTGGMGGMDF; this is encoded by the coding sequence ATGGCCAAGACAATTGCGTACGACGAAGAGGCCCGTCGCGGCCTCGAGCGGGGTCTGAACGCCCTCGCCGACGCGGTAAAGGTGACGTTGGGCCCCAAGGGTCGCAACGTCGTCCTAGAGAAGAAGTGGGGCGCTCCCACGATCACCAACGATGGCGTGTCCATCGCCAAGGAGATCGAACTGGAGGACCCGTACGAGAAGATCGGCGCCGAGCTGGTCAAGGAAGTTGCCAAGAAGACCGACGACGTTGCCGGTGACGGCACGACGACGGCCACGGTGCTGGCTCAGGCGCTCGTCAAAGAGGGCCTGCGCAACGTTGCGGCCGGCGCCAACCCGCTGGGCCTCAAGCGCGGCATCGAGAAGGCCGTCGAGAAGATCACCGAGACCCTGCTGAAGTCGGCCAAGGACGTGGAGACCAAGGAGCAGATCGCGGCGACCGCGGGCATCTCGGCGGGCGACCAGTCGATCGGTGACCTGATCGCCGAGGCGATGGACAAGGTCGGCAACGAGGGCGTCATCACCGTTGAAGAGTCCAACACCTTCGGCCTGCAGCTCGAGCTCACCGAGGGCATGCGGTTCGACAAGGGCTACATCTCGGGGTACTTCGTCACCGACGCCGAGCGTCAGGAAGCGGTCCTGGAGGACCCCTACATCCTGCTGGTCAGCTCCAAGGTGTCGACCGTCAAGGACCTGCTCCCGCTGCTGGAGAAGGTCATTCAGGGCGGCAAGCCGCTGCTGATCATCGCCGAGGACGTCGAGGGCGAGGCGCTGTCCACCCTGGTCGTGAACAAGATCCGTGGCACCTTCAAGTCGGTGGCGGTCAAGGCCCCCGGCTTCGGTGACCGCCGCAAGGCGATGCTGCAGGACATGGCCATCCTCACCGGTGGTCAGGTCGTCAGCGAAGAGGTCGGCCTCTCCCTCGAGACCGCCGACATCTCGCTGCTCGGCAAGGCCCGCAAGGTCGTCATCACCAAGGACGAGACCACCATCGTCGAGGGTGCGGGTGACCCCGACGCCATCGCCGGCCGGGTGGCCCAGATCCGCGCCGAGATCGAGAACAGCGACTCCGACTACGACCGCGAGAAGCTGCAGGAGCGCCTGGCCAAGCTGGCCGGCGGTGTTGCGGTGATCAAGGCCGGAGCTGCCACCGAGGTGGAGCTCAAGGAGCGCAAGCACCGCATCGAGGACGCGGTGCGCAACGCCAAGGCCGCCGTCGAGGAGGGCATCGTCGCCGGTGGTGGCGTGGCTCTGCTGCAGGCGGCCCCGGCGCTGGACGACCTGAAGCTCAAGGGCGACGAGGCCACTGGCGTCAACATCGTCCGCGTGGCGCTCGAGGCTCCGCTGAAGCAGATCGCCTTCAACGGCGGGCTCGAGCCCGGCGTGGTCGCCGAGAAGGTTCGCAACTCGAAGCCCGGCGTCGGCCTGAACGCCGCCACCGGTGAGTACGAGGACCTGCTCAAGGCCGGCGTTGCCGACCCGGTGAAGGTGACCCGTTCGGCGCTGCAGAACGCTGCGTCCATCGCGGCGCTGTTCCTGACCACCGAGGCCGTCGTTGCCGACAAGCCGGAGAAGGCCGCCGCTCCCGTCGGCGACCCGACCGGTGGCATGGGCGGTATGGACTTCTAA
- a CDS encoding PPE family protein — translation MTSPHFAWLPPEINSALLYAGPGSAPLHAAAEAWDGLAENLASSASSFFSVASDLANGSWQGPSATAMLAVATQYVSWLKAAAAQAEATSSQASAIAGAFETALSATVQPAVVTANRALVRALASQNHLGQNAPTIMDIESAYEQMWATDVAAMSGYHADASAAAEQLAPWQQVMQNLGMQFHNGDLIFGPHAGTGGLAHHINALASLDHTGGHVGSWLTDTPGTGFAHTVTSGAASADFSASLLNSPNAGTGFNPGTANLGLLSNLGSGTIPTGLTAD, via the coding sequence GTGACGAGCCCGCATTTTGCGTGGTTGCCGCCAGAGATCAATTCGGCCCTCCTTTACGCCGGTCCTGGATCGGCGCCGCTGCATGCTGCCGCGGAAGCCTGGGATGGGCTTGCCGAGAACCTGGCCTCGTCCGCGTCCTCGTTCTTCTCCGTGGCCTCGGATCTGGCCAACGGCTCGTGGCAGGGTCCCTCGGCCACGGCGATGCTGGCCGTCGCGACCCAATACGTGAGCTGGCTCAAGGCGGCGGCCGCACAGGCCGAGGCGACCTCCAGCCAGGCTTCGGCCATCGCGGGCGCCTTCGAGACGGCGCTGTCGGCCACGGTGCAGCCGGCGGTGGTTACCGCCAACCGCGCCTTGGTGCGGGCGTTGGCTTCGCAGAACCATCTGGGCCAGAACGCCCCCACGATCATGGACATCGAGTCCGCCTACGAACAGATGTGGGCCACTGACGTGGCCGCGATGTCCGGGTATCACGCCGACGCCTCGGCGGCCGCCGAACAGCTGGCGCCCTGGCAGCAGGTCATGCAGAACCTCGGCATGCAATTCCACAACGGCGACCTGATCTTCGGACCGCACGCGGGCACCGGGGGCCTGGCACACCACATCAACGCACTGGCCAGCCTCGATCACACCGGCGGCCACGTCGGATCCTGGCTGACCGACACCCCCGGCACCGGGTTTGCGCATACCGTGACGAGCGGTGCGGCGTCCGCGGACTTCAGCGCGAGCCTGCTCAATTCACCGAACGCCGGCACCGGTTTCAACCCGGGAACCGCGAACCTGGGTCTGCTCAGCAATCTGGGCTCGGGCACCATACCGACGGGTTTGACGGCGGACTGA
- a CDS encoding TetR/AcrR family transcriptional regulator yields MAQPERRLRADAARNRARVLEVAYDTFAAEGLSVPIDEIARRAGVGAGTVYRHFPTKEALFQAVIDDRMQQLVDEGHALLESAGPGEALFAYLRSLVLQWGAADRGLVDALAGFGIDIAAAAPDAEDAFLAMLDELLRAAQRAGTARPDIGVREVKTIMVGCQAMEAYNAELAQRVTDVVVDGLRAKR; encoded by the coding sequence ATGGCGCAGCCTGAACGTCGGCTGCGTGCCGACGCGGCGCGCAACCGGGCGCGCGTGCTGGAAGTCGCCTACGACACCTTCGCGGCCGAGGGCTTGTCGGTGCCCATCGACGAGATCGCCCGTCGGGCCGGCGTCGGGGCGGGCACCGTCTACCGGCACTTCCCGACCAAGGAGGCGCTGTTCCAGGCGGTCATCGACGACCGCATGCAGCAGCTCGTTGACGAGGGACACGCCCTGCTGGAATCCGCCGGCCCGGGCGAGGCGCTGTTCGCCTATCTGCGTTCGCTGGTGCTGCAGTGGGGCGCGGCGGATCGCGGCCTGGTCGATGCCCTGGCCGGTTTCGGCATCGACATCGCCGCCGCCGCACCGGATGCCGAGGATGCCTTCCTGGCAATGCTCGACGAGCTGCTGCGCGCCGCGCAGCGGGCGGGCACCGCGCGGCCGGACATCGGCGTACGCGAAGTGAAGACGATCATGGTCGGATGTCAGGCCATGGAGGCCTACAACGCGGAATTGGCCCAGCGGGTCACCGACGTCGTCGTGGACGGTTTACGCGCTAAGCGATAG